From Pan paniscus chromosome 9, NHGRI_mPanPan1-v2.0_pri, whole genome shotgun sequence, the proteins below share one genomic window:
- the SCN2B gene encoding sodium channel subunit beta-2, which yields MHRDAWLPRPAFSLTGLSLFFSLVPPGQSMEVTVPATLNVLNGSDARLPCTFNSCYTVNHKQFSLNWTYQECNNCSEEMFLQFRMKIINLKLERFQDRVEFSGNPSKYDVSVMLRNVQPEDEGIYNCYIMNPPDRHRGHGKIHLQVLMEEPPERDSTVAVIVGASVGGFLAVVILVLMVVKCVRRKKEQKLSTDDLKTEEEGKTDGEGNPDDGAK from the exons ATGCACAGAGATGCCTGGCTACCTCGCCCTGCCTTCAGCCTCACGGGGctcagtctctttttctctttgg TGCCACCAGGACAGAGCATGGAGGTCACAGTACCTGCCACCCTCAACGTCCTCAATGGCTCTGACGCCCGCCTGCCCTGCACCTTCAACTCCTGCTACACAGTGAACCACAAACAGTTCTCCCTGAACTGGACTTACCAGGAGTGCAACAACTGCTCTGAGGAGATG TTCCTCCAGTTCCGCATGAAGATCATTAACCTGAAGCTGGAGCGGTTTCAAGACCGCGTGGAGTTCTCAGGGAACCCCAGCAAGTATGATGTGTCGGTGATGCTGAGAAATGTGCAGCCGGAGGATGAGGGGATTTACAACTGCTACATCATGAACCCCCCTGACCGCCACCGTGGCCATGGCAAGATCCATCTGCAGGTCCTCATGGAAG AGCCCCCTGAGCGGGACTCCACGGTGGCCGTGATTGTGGGTGCCTCCGTCGGGGGCTTCCTGGCTGTGGTCATCTTGGTGCTGATGGTGGTCAAGTGtgtgaggagaaaaaaagagcagaagctGAGCACAGATGACCTGAAGACCGAGGAGGAGGGCAAGACGGACGGTGAAGGCAACCCGGATGATGGCGCCAAGTAG